The Oryzias latipes chromosome 16, ASM223467v1 genome includes a region encoding these proteins:
- the LOC101167480 gene encoding serine/threonine-protein kinase SBK2 — MTAEAAKELDELCFLSAQSITSLKVSEHFQVIKRLGEGSYGKVMLAVHKKRGTPMALKFFPRKSTSLVSFLREYNLSLLYCTHPSLTRALGIFFCTPSYYVFAQQPGLYGDLYSVIVSEVGLDEDRVQSVMSQLSGAVTHLHSLGFVHRDIKPENVFLCDRSCSWVKLGDFGLTRAIGTTVRAVWYESPFCTPEVEAAKEAEIEMEKKQHEGLEDIVEDIWMTVEPCIDSWSLGVLIYCLLTGCFPWEESTHDDCGYRKYREWFDREVEKENGLSDLQCKEDKGYKAIEQQERENSPPSQFDGLTPLVMTLLKELLHPDPKQRGSPEEILSYLGEPWLKETAREEKRRAEEAEKEARKIRERGELEEELLRGGKGER, encoded by the exons ATGACT gctgaAGCAGCTAAAGAACTCGATGAGTTATGTTTCCTGTCAGCGCAGTCCATTACCAGCCTGAAAGTATCGGAACACTTTCAGGTGATAAAGCGCCTAGGAGAGGGGTCCTATGGAAAGGTTATGCTGGCTGTACACAAGAAAAGAG GAACTCCGATGGCTCTGAAGTTCTTTCCGCGGAAGTCTACCTCCCTGGTCTCGTTCCTGCGTGAATACAACCTCTCCCTTTTATACTGCACCCATCCTTCTCTGACCCGGGCCCTTGGCATCTTCTTCTGCACGCCGTCCTACTATGTCTTTGCTCAGCAACCCGGTCTCTATGGGGACCTCTACAGTGTTATTGTGTCAGAG GTTGGGCTGGATGAAGATCGTGTGCAAAGTGTCATGTCTCAGTTGAGTGGTGCTGTCACCCACCTCCACTCTCTGGGCTTTGTCCATCGGGACATCAAGCCTGAGAACGTCTTCCTGTGTGACAGATCATGCAGCTGGGTCAAACTGGGAGACTTTGGCCTCACCCGGGCGATCGGCACCACTGTTCGGGCTGTGTGGTACGAGTCGCCTTTCTGCACTCCTGAAGTGGAAGCTGCTAAAGAGGCAGAAATAGAGATGGAGAAAAAGCAACATGAGGGGCTTGAAGACATTGTGGAGGATATCTGGATGACGGTGGAGCCCTGCATTGACAGCTGGTCCCTTGGTGTACTTATCTACTGCCTACTAACTGGCTGCTTTCCTTGGGAAGAGAGCACTCATGACGACTGCGGCTACAGGAAATACAGAGAGTGGTTTGATCGGGAGGTGGAAAAAGAGAACGGATTGAGCGATTTGCAGTGTAAAGAGGACAAAGGCTATAAAGCCATTGAGCAACAAGAAAGGGAAAACTCTCCTCCCTCTCAGTTTGATGGCCTCACTCCGCTTGTGATGACTCTTTTAAAGGAGCTTCTTCACCCTGATCCCAAGCAAAGAGGAAGCCCAGAGGAGATCCTGAGTTACCTGGGAGAACCGTGGCTCAAGGAGACAGCCagggaggagaagaggagggcgGAGGAGGCTGAGAAGGAAGCAAGAAAAATAAGAGAAAGAGGGGAGTTAGAAGAAGAGCTGCTTAGGGGAGGAAAAGGGGAGAgataa
- the LOC101167732 gene encoding microfibrillar-associated protein 2: MGSLPVVLLLCSFHVLTAAAQVQPTETPESSPLPVNCREEMYPCTRMYSVHRPVKTCVGYLCFYSLPRVYLINNEICVRTVCQHEEYLKAELCRELSGWPKRLQRSPSRKRCRSRRDPKTWINKA, encoded by the exons ATGGGCAGCCTCCCAGTGGTCCTGCTCCTCTGCAGTTTCCACG TCCTCACAGCTGCAGCGCAAGTTCAGCCAACCG AAACTCCTGAAAGCAGCCCATTGCCAGTCA ACTGCAGGGAGGAGATGTATCCCTGCACCAGGATGTACTCGGTCCACAGGCCTGTCAAGACATGTGTTGGATATCTGTGTTTCTACAG CCTTCCTCGCGTCTACTTGATCAACAATGAAATCTGTGTGAGGACAGTGTGCCAACATGAAGAGTATCTGAAAG CTGAACTGTGCAGGGAGTTGTCCGGGTGGCCCAAACGCCTCCAGAGGTCACCAAGCAGGAAACGCTGCCGCAGTCGGAGAGACCCAAAAACCTGGATAAACAAGGCCTGA